Sequence from the Parus major isolate Abel chromosome 1, Parus_major1.1, whole genome shotgun sequence genome:
ATTACGTCCACTGTGTTTCTCTGTGGAGGCTGCCAATTGTACCCACATGGGAAGCAGTTTCATTAAACATCCAGTCAGGATAATTTAATCATTAAAATCCCTTTTGCTTATGGCCTCAGGCAGGCgatgaaaacaattttccaaATCCTTTGGAAACATAGTCTATTATAGTaacaaaacatacaaaagaGACACAAAGGAGGGATGGAAGAAGGCCATTTGTTCcagaaaagcagtgttttcctttgtcttcaAGGAAATGTTTGTATCAACTCATGAGGTATTATCTTTCCTGACGTTATTTGATTTACCCTGACCTCTGTCACAGAGACCAACTGGTCTCCATCAATGTGCTGGGCTCCCTCACTGCTCCCAGAGTCTCCTAAATTCCAGTTTTGGCTGTCACAAGAGCTTCATCCAGATGTGCCAGAAGTGTGCTTGACAGTCTTGCACTAAAGAATCCAGCCCAGGGAGACACAGAACAGATGAAGAAAGATTTAGCAGATGTTCGAAGACATTTACTCCTGAGGTAGCTCAGGAGATTTTCAGTAATGCCAGGCCACAGGAACTGTGTGAAAATCTGTTCTAAGGCATCTCAGCCCATCTGCTTTTGAGCTTCAGCTTGTTGCTGAAGGTGCAGAAAAGAGGACTACAAATGCCATTAATAAAAAACCAGTTCACAGCTTCTGGATGTCCAGAATACAGCTCAAACAACCAGAGCCAAATATTGCCTCAGATTCAGGCTTCTGTCTTTTGTACCTATGAGACCATTGACTTTAAATAATGATATCGATAAAAcgataatgataatgatgatgatagTGATAATGGTAACAATAATGATAacaataatgataaaaataatcataatgaTAATAATATTCTTCCCTAGCTGCTCATAGACCCACGTGGCTCCCTTGTAGGACACTGTGCTTCTGGATCCAGCCTTGCAAGGTGACATGCACAAATTCATATGTGCAGGGGCCGAGGGGAGCCAAGAGGTGTCAGGTTATAAAACACCCATATGTATTTACTATATATACACACCCACTGTATCATTGTGCCATGCTATCATAGCATTACTAATTATCTAGGTGATAATCTCTATTGCACTATAATACACAAAGCAACAAGCAGCTGGTGCAATTGATtaaaaggcaaagcaaagctTTCAAAGTACATGCTATTTCCAGCTCATTTGAACACCTGCCAAAATCCACTGGCTGTTCTGGATTTATGAAGAGGAAGGTAAATTTTGGGTAGGACTTTAGGTGGCCCAGAAGGTTAGAAAGCTATGAAAATGGGAaatctgataatttttttagcCTGAAAGTTCAACTTGATAATCTTGGGTTTGTGCCATTGGTAAGAGTTTACACTGTCATCCAAAAACAAGGCATAAAATCAACACTGCAGTGGTTTTTCTAACATCTACATTATATAAACAGTGACCTTAATCTTATAAAGAACTAAGTAGCCAGCAAAATTGCAGATTAAAATGAGAGCCTCCACAGATTAAAACAAGTTTTTGAAGACAAGGCTTAGAAATTGTAAATTGTAAATTGTAAAttgtaaattataaattataaattatcatttataaattataaattataaattataaattataaatacagtGGTACATTGACTAAATATTGGCTGGCTTTGCCTTAGGAAGCCAGCTGTTTATGAGAAATATATTGAGACAGAGATATTGGCACATCACATAATTCTACCCTATAATTACTCTGGGCAACTCTTCTCTAGTCATGCcaatttcatgttttatttttactggtaTTTCTGAAAGTACCTGCAGATACACAAGCAGATGTGTACCATAAGAATTCTTAGGGTATTGCACCAGACTGATTTTTCCAACTCCAGAAGCATCAGAAGTCAGCCCCACCATACAGCAGTGTGTGCTGTCACATTTGggctgaaatcacagaaatgaTTGCTTGAAAGGGACTCCAGGGATACCCTGAACCTCccaaaaagaaatttctggCTGTTGCACATCTCCCTGTACCACTCCTGAGGAGAGTTCAACTGTTGTCTTTGAAGCCTTCAAACAGTTGTCAGGTGCTATTGGATTGCTCCTCACCCCCAAAATTTATTGATGATCTCCAAGGTCTGTTCCAacgtgattctgtgattcagccAAACATTTGGGAACACAGAGTGCACAGTCTGGTGAACTGGTCAAAGCAGGGGACCTAACAAGAGACATCAAGATGCTGGGAAGGAAATTGCTGGATTAAATGTCCCAATCTTCATAGCTATTTATAGGTATTTAATTAGATACCTtcaccagctccctgcctgggaaGTGAGGTTTgtttccagaggggaaaaatagtGGATCTTTATCTGTGAGTAATGGGGTGACAGCACTGCAGTGATTGTCCCTTTCATGTTCTCTATACACTAAACTCTGCTATTAAGGAGCTTGGTGTAGCTGATAGGTGTAAAGCTCAGGTGTGACTCAACAATACACTGAAATTTCCCTCCCACCATATTAGTACAAACAGCTGAAGTTAATTTATGTATGAATACACAGTACCACAGGAAGGAGACCATAAATTTATGCTACAAACCTTAAAGGATGACAGATGTGTCAGAGAGTGACAAAAGCCCATCTCTTACTAAGAAGCATGATGGTACCAAGCACGGATCATCAGCTTATGAAGATGCCTTTGTGACCTGTGTTGACTGGAAGAGTAGTTGTTGACATATTAATACTTTAATACATTTTCAAGCAAAACATTTAGCATGCAAGTATTCTTGGAAGAGTAATTTTTAAGCACTGTACAATGGATGATCAGGACATTTCCCATGGACACAGACAATGCTGGCATTTCCAACTTGATTTCAGGaatattctctctctcttttatgTCATCTTTCCTTACAACTCTGactaaagagaaaattaaacatttgaTGTACCTGCTTGCACAACTTAGAGATTTGCAGCCAGTTGAGTTTGTATAATGAAAGAAGCCCAAAAAGGTTTAACACTGTAAAGTGTTTGCTGTCACATTTGTAGTTGttctttcaggttttctggaaaaaaaaaaaaaggtgagataTGTGTAGCATGGTTAAAATGTAATGCTCTCCCTTGCTTATAGGAAAGACAACTGTTTTACTGCCTACTTAAGATGATATGATAAGCTGATATTGAAGTTTATGTTGGTTAAGCAAAATTAGCTGATATGGATTTGATATTTCCGTCCCCATGAAAGCATAGGAGCCTGTTCAAACTTGTACAACACCCGTTATCAAGGTGGTAACAGCTGTTTCTAACACATCATTTGCTGAGCTTTAGAAGGTCCTTTCCAAGATTTATGTAGTGCTTAATGCTGTATCTCCTCTGCTCAAAGGGTTGTTGGGGAGTAGGTGACTGCTCATGGACTTTCTTTCCTTACTGCCTCCTGTCATGCAAGTTACCTTGTTCTGGTCACAGCTCGCATGTGAACTCAGAAGAAGAAACCTGGAGCAGCACTGTTTTTTGAAAATCTCACTAGGCAATCTTCATGTTTGGCAACCTcagttaaacttttttttacattttcattgcCTTATGCAATGCAGTGCATTTTATATAGACACAGCTGATGCACTGATGCATAGATACACATGTAATTGCAAATACATGTTCGAGGAGATATTTGGCAAAGGAGCTCAAACATGCTTCTTCAAAGCAATAAACTGAGCATCTTCTTTATATTTCTACTTTACATGTCCATATATCTAAACCTGAGGCCTGAGAGCCAGTTCTGCTGATCACTGGTGTGTATACTCAGAACACTGGTAAATACCCAACCAAAGAATCAGCCTGGCTGACGATTTAAGGGCTTGACAGTCACAGATGTGGAGTCAGCAAATCTCAGTTGCAGTCACGGTGTCTggaaagcagggctggctgagaTCATTTGGAGCCTTAAGGTCACCAGGCCCTGCTGTCCTTGCTGGTGTCAGTGCAGGGATTGCAGGGGGAgccttgcttttcctcctgctcgCTTTATGTCCCCCACTCTCTcagacacagcccaggggcAAAGCACggtgtggggctgggatgcAGTGAGAagagcccagccaggctggaaggaaggTCCCACCTGCTGGTgtcagctgtgtgctggggacacGTTTGCTAACCgctgtgttttccttggcaGATGGTGCTGCTGGCCCGCTGCGAAGGCCGCTGCAGCCAGACCTCGCGCTCGGAGCCCATGGTTTCCTTCAGCACCGTCCTGAAGCAGCCCTTCCGctccagctgccactgctgccgGCCCCAGACCTCCAAGCTGAAGGCCATGAGGCTGCGGTGCTCGGGGGGCATGCGGCTCACGGCCACCTACCGCTACATCCTCTCCTGCCACTGCGAGGAGTGCAACTCCTAGGGAGCGGGGGGCACAGCAGACGGGGGACAAGGGCGTGCTGCTGTGGGGGAAGATCCCAAGAAACAATCCAAGGTCAGGccggtgtccccagcacccGATTGCAGCGAGGATGGGACTAACCAGGCTGGATTGAATCTGAGAGCAGAAGTATCCAAAATATCCTGGGTTGCTGGATGGTGCTGGTATCGCAGAGTGGGCTGTGACAAAGGCAAAAGCATGAGGACTTGTTTTTATgaagcctttctttttttctgaaaggatttttttgagagtttcttctttctcagaCTCAGCTCTGACTACAGAGAGGTGCTTTTACTTTAggccatgggcagcaggggaaCAGAGAAGAAGATCAGCCAGATGACAGCACTGCATTATGGAAACTGGTGTCTGGACAGAGGATGGGCATCAGTTCTCACAGACAACATCTTAACCTATcaattttttctcagttttctagTTTTACTGGCCTTCAAAGCACATTGTGCTGTTGGCAAAGGTCATCTGTTACTGACCTAGTGGCCAAATGCTGGATAACTTTAACTGTGgtttaaattacaaataaacCATTGAAAAGTGAACTGGATATGAAATGCCATGCTTGGAATACCTGGCCTAGCTGAAACAATTATTTGCACCATGTGTCACCAGAGTTCAGTGTCTGAGCAACTCTTGGGAAGGGAAAGGTCATGAGATTCACTATTACCTTCTAAAAGCCTGGAAATGTGACACAAAACATCTGTCACAAAAGACTTTATTTGAAAGTTAAAAACtaatcaaatattaaaatgccaCATACTAAATGGAGTAATTTATTAATTTGAGTAGACCTGTTGATGTACTGAACCAGAGTCACCAAAAAGATGACTAAACCTAGGACTTATTTTCATCTATAGTTCTTAGGCCACTGAGCAAATAccattttgccttttaaagaCAGGCAATCCCTAAATCCTAAATCTCAAAACATCAGGGGATCCAAAGTTTGGGAATGGTATTTGCTGAGAACCTCTGTCCCTCCTCCATTGATGTGAGGTTTTAGGAAGGTTCAGTCACAGTCTATTGTGGCTTCGAGGGAACAACATAACAGTTCTTATATTAAAATTCTTATGTTCTTAAATGGCAGCCTATGCAGTCAGCCATCAGCATGTCTGTGCTGTTGACAGAAATCTGCCTGAGCTGTTGTTCTGGTAGAAGTCATGAGGGTGCTGAGAGCATCTTTGCTGTGTAAGGATTCAGGGCCAGTAGCACCCGTGAGCACAGGCCTACAGTCGTTGTCTGGGATAGGCTGGATTGGCTCCCATGCACAGCAATGTCTGGCAGGGTCCCATGGTGAGGAGGGGAAGTCCTTTCCAAGATCAGAGTTCAGCCCATCTGCTCAACTCCAGCCAGGTTATTTGCAGCAGATGCCGTGTGCAGCAGCTCGAGGATGCACATGTGTGACAGGGAATCCCCAGGGTCTGACAGGGAGCTCAGTAACAGGAgttgctgtggctgctcaggcAAAGCCTAatgctttttcctctgcctcctcaTGCTGAATGTGTGTGGGATGTGAATGCAGAGGTGACAGACACTGGCCTTGCAAGCCAAACCCTGGAGTAGGATGGCAGTCAGCAATGGAAAGACATGGGGGACAGGTATGACCACAGACAGCATTCAGGGAGGTTTGTGATACATGGGAAGAGCTCTGTCTTCTGGAGGTGACTTGGAGATGGTCAGTTTTCAAAGACACAGAACTGTGGGCAAACTAAAGGGTGAATCCCACCCCCAGAAGCTGAGGGGCTCAGATTGAAATGTCAGAACTGGGAGTGATGAGCCCCAGTGAGCTCATTAGACACCATGTGTTGTCCCAGGACTGTCAGTCATTCCTTTCACATCTCATGCATGGTCTGAACATCAAAGGGCCTGTCCAGGGAGTGTGAGCTGGGCATTATCACCAGACTACTTTATATGAAATATCATATGTGCATCCCTTTTCCACTCTCTTTCAACCTCCAGCATCTAAAGATCTCATTATCCAAAAAAGCACCACCCCCTACTGTTAATTATATATAGCAAATTCCAGTCCTTACTCAAAACGTCAGCAATACCTTTGATAGCCAAATATCTACACTGCAAAATATGCATGACCTCTAAGCGTGGGTGCAGACACTGCTGCACACCAGCAGTACTGAGGAGCTATCTAAGGAGTGGGAATGTTTGAGGGATAGTTGCTGTATCCAGCATCACCTCCCCCTGGGCCCTGCTGCCACTGGTCCCCTTTGCCAGTGCAAAATGGAGGGGCTGTGACATGAAATCTGGGTGCTGCAAGTGGCTAAAAGGCTTGGATGGGACCTGGCAGAAGAGCATGGCACTGACTGTAGTCCTCAGGTCAGAAGAGACAGCGGGGTTCAGCAGAGAACATGCCTGAGCCAATTTAGCAAAAAAGAGAATATCTATAGTGAGAGGACAGCTTGGGTGGTGTTTATACCCACATCACCTCACTAACACAGGCCCAGAACTGTAACTGCTCAAATCAGCCTCACAAAAGAAATTTATGTTTCaacaagaggttttttttcactcttctccccccacccccctccaTTCCTTCCATTTTTGCTCGGTTCCTCTGATGAAATCATCACCTTGTGACTTTAAAGGCATTTTCCAGGCATAAATGTTGAGGTGAATTCAACATTCTCTAATACAACTGTTGAGCTGAATAAATGCATGGATGGAGTATAACAGATAACATAAATGGCAAAATGCAACAGTTGTAAATACCTGCAACTTGATATTAAACAATGAATCAAATTTCCAAATTCTTTTGGCTTTGTCAGACAATCTTGATATTAACATTGCAGAAAACCAGAAGCTATTCTTCATAACCAAATTCACCAAAGTCAgataaaaatccatattttgatactttttttgTTAGTATTTTAGGAAATTCAGTTCAGAATGAAGCACACAAGTGCTACCTATATTAAATTCAGATGGTGTattgaagcaaacaaaaatgaggCTTCAGGTAAAAACTACAGCATCTAGCTCATGGTGAGAATGAGTCTAAGTGGTGCTTGGAGATGAGCTGGCTTCCTGATTTATTAGTCAGACACCACTCAGGATAGTAAAGCTCTGTTTTTCAAGTGAGAATACAGTGTGATTCTTAAATTGAACAACAGGGAAGACAATGTCGAGCTTTCCAGATATTGTGGGGCTTATTCTTTGCTAAAGAATCCTCTTGCTGGGATTTGAATGAGGAGGCtttgtccctttttttccccctcactgtACCTCACCCTTCAGGCACTGTCTTCCCCCACAGAAAGGCTGGTTGAGCTGTGATCACCCTGTGATTTGCTCAGGATGAGGTGATAGAGATTTCTGACTGTCACCTCCCTATGTCCTCCTCTCTTTTGATTAAGTTTCTGAAATGAGCTTGGCTTTTTTTATGGAGCCACCTCTCCTTGCAGCATTGGGGTTATGCTTCAGCTGGATTGGCTGTAGTCGTGGTGTCTGTGAAAAGGGGAGATTTCCTCAAACCCTTAGTATTTGATTAATCTGTCAGTGCCCCAGGAAAGCCAATCCCTTGAGCCCAACCAGTCTGTCGGTGTCTTGACATGGAGACTCTTCCCaaaacagccctgctgtgccagaggaTGGTTTGGCTGACTTGTTCAGGGTCACACACCAAACATAAAAACCTCCTTCTAGGTCTCCACACATTCATCCACTGACAGCAGCTCACACTTAAAGGTCTCACATTAACAGCTTATGGGATAATATTCTAATAAAACAGTCACAGGTTAAGGTTCAAGGATTGCAGGTGATCGTGACTGACTACAAAGACTACTCAAACAACATATTAACTCAAAGCAATATCCTAACAAGCTCTAGTCCCCAATAAAAGCCAGCTCAAGATCATTCAACATGCATGGAGTACATCCCCTTACCCAAGGAGAGAGGTTTTGCCACAGTTGCTGATTCAACAGCAGGATATCTTTATCTCCCTCAGTTTTCAGATGCTGTATGGCTTATCAGAAAGTCCCACCAAGTTACCACCTCTGCAAGGGTTTCAACAGAGCCCAGCTGTAGCATCTCCACTCCACTCCACTCCACTCCACTCCACTCCACTCCACTCCACTCCACTCCACTCCACTCCACTCCACCCTCTGTTTAGTCCCCCCCAAAACTGTGTGGGAATTTGGGGATGCTGACCACGCTCTGTCCAGGAAGAAGGAGCTGTATTTTCCCTCATAATGTCTGTTCTGTTATCTTTTTATCCCCAGTCATTTTCCCACACATGGAGACCAGAGGCAAACACCAGAGCTTCGGTGGAGTCCTTTGCTTGTAAGAAAAGCCTTACAATGCCCCCAAAGTTTGTGCTCATCaggaatattctgtgatttgcCAGAATAAAAGAGCCCAAGATgtagaaaattttaattattttgctccCGGTTTTAAAGCCACTATACTGGTTCAACCTTTATAAGAATCATTAAATGGAATAACCCATTACTTTCTTGGAGATATCCACCCTGACACCTCACCTTGCCTGCTGACCCTGAAGAACTTTTGCCAAGAGTTCCTGAGCCTGGCTGTCTCCCAGTGGCCTTTACCAGAGCTTTTGTAAATTACTGTCCCAGGGCTCATGTGATAAAGGAGAGGTAAAACTCACTGACATCCATGGTACACCACAGTCTGTGGTGGGCTTTTAAGTGAACCTTCATTTAAATCTGTTCACCAAATCCTTCAAGACCTACCACAAAGCCCTAAAGCTCAGGCAGGACTGTGTGGCTTGAATGTTTTTGCGAGAgaggagggaaataaaagaggAGAGGTCACTGTCCCATAGGAACAGTCTgatgctctgctgctctgttcttTGTCCCTGatgtgagaaaaagagaagccTCTGAGCTCCCTCCTGTGGGTGAGTGTTTTTCAGTGTCTTGTTCTACTTGTTTAGAGACAGTAGTTTCATACAGAAATTGCCTGAAGTAGAATTAAACCCTCTACAAAACACAGTTCTGCTTAGcagaacattttttctctgacttgggctaaaaatatttttgaaaaatccaAATGCCATTAAAAAAAGCCCGTgtaaggaagaggaaggagggtGTGTCTTGCTTTCTTTGACTataattttttgaaagataAGGAGCTGACAGCCTTCTAGAATAGATTACATTATTGCTAACAGGTAGTAAGATTGATATTCTTACAAAAGTGATGGAAATGAGCAGCCCAGTTAAGTTTGCTGTGTTGCAAACGTGTGTAAAAATAAGCTGATTGGAAACCCAAATTGTGAgtctattaattttatttgcaaggAAAGGGTcacaatttctgtttcttgtttaAAAGAGAGAGGATAATCAGCAGTAAACTGCAAACTATGTTAGTGAGCAGTCTGATGcattgaaaatgtttcttggTGGTTCTATacaaaaaaagctttgtgtATCAAGATAAGAATATTCAGAGTTTATTAAGCAGAATAAGTAATCTTGTTTGGCTTGCACCAAGGATGATATATCAAAGTattttgttctgccttttttttttcctaatagatCATTCAGAAAAGGTCAAGGAATCAAAAACATGTATGAAAATACAAAGGACATCTATCATTTGTCTGAGTCAGAATTAATACTTCCTTTAGATGTTAACCAGCAGTGCATCccatgaaatattaaaataagttAATCATATTCCCAGATAATCTACATATATTAATGTGATCTTTTATTCTTGAAAGAATTAAAGAACAAATCCTGAGTTACAGCTGTTTTGATTCAGATGCACAATTGGCATTCCAAGCTCTACATGGATCTCAAGACTTcataattttccattcttttgaGGCTTttcagacataaaaaaataatggaagttTGCACTCATATTTTGTACTATAGTTAATCAGTGtataaaaaagattaatctggGGAGCTGCAGTAAATTGTGTGGCAGGATTAATTACCCCAGCTCCCTACCCTAAGCACTAGAGCCTCTGACTTGTTAGATCTAGTTCTgcctccaaaataatttttggagCTAAATCCTCTACCCTGAAATCTTCAGTCACCAGCTCTGTAACAGGTGGGGATCAAAACCTGATCTGAGTGGACGAGGGTGTGTGATGAGTCTCATTGGGTGCCCAAGTTTtcccacagaagctgtgcaAAAGTGAGGAGGTAAAATCACCAGAGCAGCTGTCAGTAAATGCAGTGCAGTCTGAGTGAGCAAAACAGGCTCTCAGCATTGGCAGAAATAttgagctgctctctgcacttGAGTTTGCTGAGTTTTTTGCAGATGTACCATCCCAGGTAGTCCCTGTAGGAAAGGCAGATACAACCTCTGCTTGTCAGAGAGACTTTTATCTAAAATTGTGAGGCTGAAAATGTCCCAGGTTGGTGTCTGAGTGAATTAGAAATTAGATTTGAAGaacttaaaacttaaaaaaaccttaaaaatagtattaaaGTGTTGAAATTACATGCTTACTGTCTGCTTTGTTCCTTGAAAATGgcttaaaaatgcttttgcagaACTCAAACACTCACAAGGGCAAACAGCCCCATAGCTTTACCAAGATGCAGTTTGGTACTGTTAGGAGTAGTTACTCTCAATCTTTGTGCCACA
This genomic interval carries:
- the NDP gene encoding norrin, which translates into the protein MLYLPLLLPARSSSTMGNHVLAASISMLSLLVMMGDTDSKTDGSFLIDSDPSRCMRHHYVDSISHPLYKCSSKMVLLARCEGRCSQTSRSEPMVSFSTVLKQPFRSSCHCCRPQTSKLKAMRLRCSGGMRLTATYRYILSCHCEECNS